In Streptomyces seoulensis, the following are encoded in one genomic region:
- the rplN gene encoding 50S ribosomal protein L14 — translation MIQQESRLRVADNTGAKEILCIRVLGGSGRRYAGIGDVIVATVKDAIPGGNVKKGDVIKAVIVRTVKERRRPDGSYIRFDENAAVILKNDGDPRGTRIFGPVGRELREKKFMKIISLAPEVL, via the coding sequence GTGATCCAGCAGGAGTCGCGGCTGCGTGTCGCCGACAACACTGGTGCGAAGGAGATCCTTTGCATCCGTGTGCTCGGTGGCTCCGGTCGCCGCTACGCGGGCATCGGTGACGTCATCGTCGCCACCGTCAAGGACGCGATCCCCGGCGGCAACGTGAAGAAGGGTGACGTCATCAAGGCGGTCATCGTTCGCACCGTCAAGGAGCGCCGCCGTCCCGACGGCTCGTACATCCGCTTCGACGAGAACGCCGCTGTCATTCTCAAGAACGACGGCGACCCTCGCGGCACCCGTATCTTCGGCCCCGTCGGCCGTGAGCTGCGCGAGAAGAAGTTCATGAAGATCATCTCGCTCGCGCCGGAGGTGCTGTAA
- the rplX gene encoding 50S ribosomal protein L24: MKIKKGDLVQVITGKDKGKQGKVIAAYPRDERVLVEGVNRVKKHTKAGPTASGSQAGGIVTTEAPIHVSNVQLVVEKDGNKVVTRVGYRFDDEGNKIRVAKRTGEDI; this comes from the coding sequence ATGAAGATCAAGAAGGGCGACCTGGTCCAGGTCATCACCGGTAAGGACAAGGGCAAGCAGGGCAAGGTCATTGCCGCTTACCCGCGCGACGAGCGTGTCCTGGTCGAGGGTGTCAACCGGGTCAAGAAGCACACCAAGGCCGGCCCCACCGCCAGCGGTTCGCAGGCGGGCGGCATCGTCACGACCGAGGCGCCCATCCACGTCTCCAACGTCCAGCTGGTCGTTGAGAAGGATGGCAACAAGGTCGTCACGCGTGTCGGCTACCGCTTCGACGACGAAGGCAACAAGATCCGCGTTGCCAAGCGGACGGGTGAGGACATCTGA
- the rplE gene encoding 50S ribosomal protein L5 gives MATTTTPRLKTKYREEIAGKLRDEFKYENVMQIPGLVKIVVNMGVGDAARDSKLIEGAIRDLTTITGQKPAVTKARKSIAQFKLREGQPIGAHVTLRGDRMWEFLDRTLSLALPRIRDFRGLSPKQFDGRGNYTFGLTEQVMFHEIDQDKIDRVRGMDITVVTTATNDAEGRALLRHLGFPFKEA, from the coding sequence ATGGCTACCACCACCACTCCGCGTCTGAAGACGAAGTACCGCGAGGAGATCGCGGGCAAGCTGCGTGACGAGTTCAAGTACGAGAACGTCATGCAGATCCCCGGCCTCGTCAAGATCGTGGTCAACATGGGTGTGGGCGACGCCGCCCGCGACTCCAAGCTGATCGAGGGCGCCATCCGCGACCTCACCACGATCACCGGTCAGAAGCCGGCCGTCACCAAGGCCCGCAAGTCCATCGCGCAGTTCAAGCTGCGCGAGGGTCAGCCGATCGGTGCCCACGTCACGCTCCGTGGCGACCGCATGTGGGAGTTCCTGGACCGCACCCTGTCGCTGGCGCTTCCGCGCATCCGCGACTTCCGCGGCCTGTCCCCCAAGCAGTTCGACGGCCGTGGCAACTACACCTTCGGTCTCACGGAGCAGGTCATGTTCCACGAGATCGACCAGGACAAGATCGACCGCGTCCGGGGTATGGACATCACCGTGGTCACCACGGCGACCAATGACGCTGAGGGCCGCGCGCTCCTTCGTCACCTCGGCTTCCCGTTCAAGGAGGCGTGA
- a CDS encoding type Z 30S ribosomal protein S14, translating to MAKKALIAKAARKPKFGVRGYTRCQRCGRPHSVYRKFGLCRVCLREMAHRGELPGVTKSSW from the coding sequence ATGGCGAAGAAGGCTCTTATCGCTAAGGCTGCTCGCAAGCCCAAGTTCGGTGTGCGTGGCTACACGCGCTGCCAGCGCTGCGGCCGTCCGCACTCCGTGTACCGCAAGTTCGGCCTCTGCCGCGTGTGCCTTCGTGAGATGGCTCACCGTGGCGAGCTGCCGGGCGTGACCAAGAGCTCCTGGTAA
- the rpsH gene encoding 30S ribosomal protein S8: MTMTDPIADMLTRLRNANSAYHDSVTMPSSKIKSHIAEILQQEGFITGWKVEDAEVGKNLVLELKFGPNRERSIAGIKRISKPGLRVYAKSTNLPKVLGGLGVAIISTSHGLLTDKQAGKKGVGGEVLAYVW; this comes from the coding sequence ATGACCATGACTGATCCGATCGCAGACATGCTTACGCGTCTGCGGAACGCGAACTCGGCATACCACGACTCCGTGACGATGCCGTCCTCGAAGATCAAGTCTCACATCGCAGAGATCCTCCAGCAGGAGGGCTTCATCACGGGCTGGAAGGTCGAGGACGCCGAAGTCGGCAAGAACCTCGTCCTGGAGCTGAAGTTCGGCCCCAACCGTGAGCGCTCCATCGCGGGGATCAAGCGCATCTCCAAGCCCGGTCTCCGGGTTTACGCGAAGTCCACCAACCTGCCGAAGGTGCTCGGCGGCCTGGGCGTGGCGATCATCTCCACGTCGCACGGTCTCCTCACCGACAAGCAGGCCGGCAAGAAGGGCGTGGGTGGGGAAGTCCTCGCCTACGTCTGGTAA
- the rplF gene encoding 50S ribosomal protein L6, translating to MSRIGKLPITVPAGVDVTIDGRTVAVKGPKGSLTHTVVAPIDIVRDEDGTLAVTRPNDERQNKALHGLSRTLVANMITGVTQGYVKKLEISGVGYRVVAKGSNLEFALGYSHPIVVEAPEGITFKVESPTRFQVEGIDKQKVGEVAANIRKLRKPDPYKAKGVKYEGEVIRRKVGKAGK from the coding sequence ATGTCGCGTATTGGCAAGCTCCCCATCACGGTTCCCGCCGGCGTGGACGTCACCATCGACGGCCGCACGGTCGCGGTCAAGGGCCCCAAGGGCTCGCTGACCCACACCGTCGTCGCGCCGATCGACATCGTCAGGGATGAGGACGGCACCCTCGCGGTGACCCGTCCCAACGACGAGCGTCAGAACAAGGCCCTGCACGGCCTGTCCCGCACGCTGGTGGCGAACATGATCACCGGCGTGACCCAGGGTTACGTGAAGAAGCTCGAGATCAGCGGTGTCGGTTACCGCGTCGTGGCCAAGGGTTCGAACCTCGAGTTCGCGCTCGGCTACAGCCACCCGATCGTCGTCGAGGCGCCCGAGGGCATCACCTTCAAGGTGGAGAGCCCGACCCGCTTCCAGGTCGAGGGCATCGACAAGCAGAAGGTCGGCGAGGTTGCGGCCAACATCCGCAAGCTGCGCAAGCCTGACCCGTACAAGGCCAAGGGTGTCAAGTACGAGGGCGAAGTCATCCGCCGCAAGGTCGGAAAGGCGGGTAAGTAA
- the rplR gene encoding 50S ribosomal protein L18, with translation MAYGQKILKGDAYKRAAIKRRHIRIRKNISGTAERPRLVVTRSNRHIVAQVIDDLKGHTLASASTLDASVRSGEGDKSAQAKQVGALVAERAKAAGVEAVVFDRGGNQYAGRIAALADAAREAGLKF, from the coding sequence ATGGCATACGGACAGAAGATCCTCAAGGGCGACGCCTACAAGCGCGCCGCGATCAAGCGCCGCCACATCCGGATTCGCAAGAACATCTCCGGTACGGCGGAGCGTCCGCGTCTGGTCGTGACCCGCTCCAACCGTCACATCGTGGCGCAGGTGATCGACGACCTCAAGGGCCACACCCTGGCCTCCGCGTCCACGCTGGACGCGTCGGTCCGGAGCGGCGAGGGCGACAAGTCGGCGCAGGCCAAGCAGGTCGGCGCCCTGGTCGCCGAGCGTGCCAAGGCCGCCGGCGTCGAGGCTGTCGTGTTCGACCGTGGTGGCAACCAGTACGCCGGGCGCATCGCCGCCCTGGCGGACGCCGCCCGCGAAGCCGGCCTGAAGTTCTAA
- the rpsE gene encoding 30S ribosomal protein S5 has product MAGPQRRGGGAGGGERRDRKGRDGGAAAAEKTAYVERVVAINRVAKVVKGGRRFSFTALVVVGDGDGTVGVGYGKAKEVPAAIAKGVEEAKKHFFKVPRIQGTIPHPIQGEKAAGVVLLKPASPGTGVIAGGPVRAVLECAGIHDILSKSLGSDNAINIVHATVAALKGLQRPEEVAARRGLPLEDVAPAALLRARAGAGA; this is encoded by the coding sequence ATGGCTGGACCCCAGCGCCGCGGTGGCGGTGCCGGTGGCGGCGAGCGGCGGGACCGGAAGGGCCGTGACGGCGGCGCAGCCGCCGCCGAGAAGACCGCTTACGTTGAGCGCGTTGTCGCGATCAACCGTGTCGCCAAGGTTGTGAAGGGTGGTCGTCGCTTCAGCTTCACCGCGCTGGTCGTGGTGGGCGACGGTGACGGCACCGTGGGTGTCGGTTACGGCAAGGCCAAGGAGGTGCCGGCCGCCATCGCCAAGGGTGTTGAGGAGGCCAAGAAGCACTTCTTCAAGGTCCCCCGTATCCAGGGCACCATCCCGCACCCCATCCAGGGTGAGAAGGCTGCCGGCGTCGTGCTGCTCAAGCCCGCGTCCCCGGGTACCGGTGTTATCGCCGGTGGTCCGGTGCGTGCCGTGCTCGAGTGCGCCGGTATCCACGACATCCTGTCGAAGTCCCTGGGCTCCGACAACGCGATCAACATCGTGCACGCCACCGTGGCGGCCCTCAAGGGCCTGCAGCGTCCCGAGGAGGTCGCGGCCCGCCGCGGTCTGCCGCTCGAGGACGTCGCCCCCGCGGCTCTGCTGCGTGCGCGTGCCGGGGCTGGTGCGTAA
- the rpmD gene encoding 50S ribosomal protein L30: MAQLKITQVKSYIGSKQNHRDTLRSLGLKGINTQVVKEDRPEFRGMVHTVRHLVTVEEVD, from the coding sequence ATGGCGCAGCTCAAGATCACGCAGGTCAAGTCCTACATCGGCAGCAAGCAGAACCACCGTGACACCCTGCGTTCCCTTGGTCTCAAGGGGATCAACACGCAGGTCGTCAAGGAGGACCGCCCCGAGTTCCGCGGAATGGTGCACACCGTCCGCCACCTCGTGACGGTCGAGGAGGTCGACTGA
- the rplO gene encoding 50S ribosomal protein L15: MAEQNPLKIHNLRPAPGAKTAKTRVGRGEASKGKTAGRGTKGTKARYQVPERFEGGQMPLHMRLPKLKGFKNPFKTEFQVVNLEKLAALYPEGGEVTVEGLVAKGAVRKNSLVKVLGQGEISVALQVTVDAVSGSAKEKITAAGGTVTELV, translated from the coding sequence ATGGCGGAGCAGAACCCGCTCAAGATCCACAACCTCCGTCCGGCCCCCGGCGCCAAGACCGCGAAGACCCGTGTCGGTCGTGGTGAGGCGTCGAAGGGTAAGACGGCCGGTCGTGGTACCAAGGGCACGAAGGCCCGTTACCAGGTTCCGGAGCGCTTCGAGGGTGGCCAGATGCCCCTCCACATGCGTCTTCCGAAGCTGAAGGGCTTCAAGAACCCGTTCAAGACCGAGTTCCAGGTCGTGAACCTCGAGAAGCTGGCCGCGCTCTACCCCGAGGGTGGCGAGGTCACCGTCGAGGGTCTGGTGGCCAAGGGTGCCGTTCGCAAGAACAGCCTCGTCAAGGTCCTGGGCCAGGGCGAGATCTCCGTGGCGCTGCAGGTGACGGTCGACGCCGTCTCCGGTTCCGCCAAGGAGAAGATCACCGCCGCCGGCGGTACGGTCACCGAGCTGGTCTGA
- the secY gene encoding preprotein translocase subunit SecY, which translates to MLTAFARAFRTPDLRKKLLFTLGIIVVYRVGTHIPIPGVNYKAVQTCVTEASGNQGLFGLVNMFSGGALLQITIFALGIMPYITASIILQLLTVVIPRLEALKKEGQSGTAKITQYTRYLTVALAILQGTGLVATARSGALFSGCTVAGNIVPDQAIFTTITMVICMTAGTALVMWLGELITDRGIGNGMSILMFISIAATFPSALWAIKKQGTLAGGWIEFGTVILVGLVMVALVVFVEQAQRRIPVQYAKRMIGRRSYGGTSTYIPLKVNQAGVIPVIFASSLLYIPALIAQFAGGDSGWKRWITANLTKGDHPIYITMYFLLIVFFAFFYVAISFNPEEVADNMKKYGGFIPGIRAGRPTAEYLSYVLNRITWPGSLYLGLIALVPTMALVGFGASQNFPFGGTSILIIVGVGLETVKQIESQLQQRNYEGFLR; encoded by the coding sequence GTGCTCACCGCGTTCGCCCGGGCGTTCAGGACGCCCGACCTGCGCAAGAAGCTGCTCTTCACGCTGGGCATCATCGTGGTCTACCGGGTCGGTACCCACATCCCGATCCCCGGCGTCAATTACAAGGCCGTCCAGACCTGCGTGACCGAGGCCTCCGGCAACCAGGGCCTGTTCGGTCTGGTCAACATGTTCAGTGGTGGAGCGCTGCTCCAGATCACGATCTTCGCCCTCGGCATCATGCCGTACATCACGGCGAGCATCATCCTTCAGCTCCTCACCGTGGTGATCCCGCGTCTGGAGGCCCTCAAGAAGGAGGGTCAGTCCGGCACCGCGAAGATCACGCAGTACACCCGCTATCTGACCGTGGCGCTCGCCATCCTCCAGGGCACCGGCCTGGTGGCCACCGCCCGCAGCGGCGCGCTGTTCAGCGGGTGCACGGTGGCCGGGAACATCGTCCCGGACCAGGCGATCTTCACCACGATCACCATGGTGATCTGCATGACCGCCGGTACGGCGCTGGTGATGTGGCTCGGTGAGCTGATCACCGACCGCGGCATCGGCAACGGCATGTCGATCCTGATGTTCATCTCGATCGCCGCGACCTTCCCGTCCGCGCTGTGGGCCATCAAGAAGCAGGGCACGCTGGCCGGCGGCTGGATCGAGTTCGGCACCGTCATCCTGGTCGGCCTGGTCATGGTCGCGCTCGTCGTCTTCGTGGAGCAGGCCCAGCGCCGCATCCCGGTGCAGTACGCGAAGCGCATGATCGGCCGCCGGTCCTACGGGGGTACGTCGACGTACATCCCGCTGAAGGTCAACCAGGCCGGTGTGATCCCGGTCATCTTCGCCTCGTCGCTGCTCTACATCCCCGCGCTGATCGCGCAGTTCGCCGGCGGCGACTCGGGCTGGAAGCGCTGGATCACGGCGAACCTGACCAAGGGCGACCACCCGATCTACATCACGATGTACTTCCTTCTCATCGTGTTCTTCGCGTTCTTCTACGTGGCGATCTCCTTCAACCCCGAGGAAGTCGCCGACAACATGAAGAAGTATGGTGGCTTCATTCCGGGTATCCGGGCAGGCCGGCCGACCGCTGAGTACCTGAGTTACGTACTCAACCGGATCACCTGGCCGGGCTCGCTGTATCTGGGTCTGATCGCTCTCGTACCGACGATGGCGTTGGTGGGCTTCGGAGCAAGTCAGAACTTCCCCTTCGGCGGGACCAGCATCCTGATCATCGTGGGTGTGGGTCTTGAGACGGTGAAGCAGATCGAGAGCCAGCTCCAGCAGCGCAATTACGAAGGGTTCCTCCGCTGA
- a CDS encoding adenylate kinase has product MRIVLVGPPGAGKGTQAVRLAEKLGVPHISTGDLFRANISRQTELGKLAKSYMDAGNLVPDEVTIAMAKDRMEQPDAESGFLLDGFPRNVSQAEALDELLQGEGIKLDAVLDLEVPEEEVVKRIAGRRICRNDSSHVFHVTYSAPKKEGVCDVCGGELYQRDDDSEDTVRKRLEVYHTQTEPIIDYYKAQGLVVTISSLGPVDEITKRALEALKREKAGSE; this is encoded by the coding sequence ATGCGTATCGTCCTCGTCGGGCCGCCGGGTGCCGGTAAGGGAACGCAAGCCGTCCGTCTCGCCGAGAAGCTGGGCGTACCGCACATCTCCACGGGCGACCTGTTCCGCGCCAACATCTCTCGGCAGACGGAGCTGGGCAAGCTGGCCAAGTCCTACATGGACGCGGGGAACCTCGTCCCGGACGAGGTCACCATCGCCATGGCCAAGGACCGCATGGAGCAGCCGGACGCCGAGAGCGGCTTCCTGCTCGACGGCTTCCCGCGCAACGTCTCCCAGGCCGAGGCGCTGGACGAGCTGCTGCAGGGCGAGGGCATCAAGCTGGACGCCGTCCTGGACCTGGAGGTCCCGGAGGAAGAGGTCGTCAAGCGGATCGCCGGCCGGCGCATCTGCCGCAACGACTCCTCGCACGTCTTCCACGTGACGTACAGCGCGCCGAAGAAGGAGGGCGTCTGCGACGTCTGCGGCGGCGAGCTGTACCAGCGTGACGACGACTCCGAGGACACCGTCCGCAAGCGGCTCGAGGTCTACCACACGCAGACCGAGCCGATCATCGACTACTACAAGGCGCAGGGGCTCGTCGTGACGATCTCCTCGCTGGGCCCGGTGGACGAGATCACCAAGCGGGCGCTGGAGGCTCTCAAGCGCGAGAAGGCCGGCAGCGAGTAA
- the map gene encoding type I methionyl aminopeptidase has product MVQIKTPEQIAKMRAAGLVVAAIHAATREAAVPGATTKDLDDVARKVLDEHGAKSNFLGYGGFPATICTSVNDVVVHGIPSENVVLNDGDIISIDCGAIVDGWHGDAAYTAFVGSGHAPELVELSRVTEESMWAGIAAMKLGNRLVDISRAIETYIRRQPKPGGGKYGIVEDYGGHGIGTEMHMDPHLLNYVERRRGKGPKLVPGFCLAIEPMVSLGTPRTKVLEDDWTVITTDGTWSSHWEHSVALTEEGPLVLTSPDGGKAKLAEYGVTTAPDPLA; this is encoded by the coding sequence ATGGTGCAGATCAAGACCCCCGAGCAGATCGCGAAGATGCGGGCGGCGGGCCTGGTCGTCGCCGCGATCCACGCGGCCACCCGCGAGGCGGCGGTGCCCGGCGCGACCACCAAGGACCTGGACGACGTGGCGCGCAAGGTGCTGGACGAGCACGGCGCGAAGTCGAACTTCCTCGGGTACGGCGGGTTCCCCGCGACCATCTGCACGTCGGTGAACGACGTGGTGGTGCACGGCATCCCCTCCGAGAACGTCGTCCTGAACGACGGCGACATCATCTCCATCGACTGCGGCGCGATCGTGGACGGCTGGCACGGTGACGCGGCCTACACCGCGTTCGTCGGCTCGGGGCACGCGCCGGAGCTGGTCGAGCTGTCCCGGGTGACCGAGGAATCCATGTGGGCCGGGATCGCCGCGATGAAGCTGGGCAACCGGCTGGTCGACATCTCCCGCGCGATCGAGACGTACATCCGCCGGCAGCCCAAGCCGGGCGGTGGCAAGTACGGCATCGTCGAGGACTACGGCGGCCACGGCATCGGCACCGAGATGCACATGGACCCGCACCTGCTGAACTACGTCGAGCGGCGCCGCGGCAAGGGCCCCAAGCTGGTCCCCGGCTTCTGCCTCGCCATCGAGCCCATGGTCTCCCTCGGCACCCCCCGCACGAAGGTCCTCGAAGACGACTGGACCGTCATCACCACGGACGGCACCTGGTCCTCCCACTGGGAGCACTCGGTAGCCCTGACGGAAGAGGGCCCCTTGGTCCTCACGTCTCCGGACGGCGGCAAGGCCAAGCTCGCCGAATACGGCGTCACGACGGCACCGGACCCGCTCGCCTGA
- the infA gene encoding translation initiation factor IF-1 → MAKKQGAIEIEGTVVESLPNAMFKVELQNGHQVLAHISGKMRMHYIRILPDDRVVVELSPYDLTRGRIVYRYK, encoded by the coding sequence GTGGCCAAGAAGCAAGGTGCCATCGAGATCGAGGGCACTGTCGTCGAGTCTCTGCCGAACGCCATGTTCAAGGTCGAGCTCCAGAACGGCCACCAGGTCCTGGCACACATCAGCGGCAAGATGCGTATGCACTACATCCGTATCCTCCCTGACGACCGGGTCGTGGTGGAGCTGTCTCCGTACGACCTGACGCGTGGCCGGATCGTCTACCGGTACAAGTAG
- the rpmJ gene encoding 50S ribosomal protein L36, translating to MKVKPSVKKICDKCRVIRRHGRVMVICDNPRHKQRQG from the coding sequence ATGAAGGTCAAGCCGAGCGTCAAGAAGATCTGCGACAAGTGCAGGGTGATCCGCCGTCACGGCCGGGTCATGGTCATCTGCGACAACCCGCGCCACAAGCAGCGCCAGGGCTGA
- the rpsM gene encoding 30S ribosomal protein S13 has protein sequence MARVSGVDIPREKRVEVALTYVFGIGRTLSQETLAATGVDPNTRVRDLSEEQLVAIREYVDNNIKTEGDLRREIQADIRRKVEIGCYQGLRHRRGLPVRGQRTSTNARTRKGPRRAIAGKKKPGKK, from the coding sequence ATGGCACGCGTTTCCGGTGTTGACATCCCGCGCGAAAAGCGCGTGGAGGTCGCCCTCACCTACGTGTTCGGCATTGGCCGGACCCTCTCCCAGGAGACGCTGGCTGCGACCGGCGTCGACCCGAACACCCGCGTCCGCGACCTGAGCGAAGAGCAGCTCGTCGCGATCCGCGAGTACGTGGACAACAACATCAAGACCGAGGGTGACCTCCGTCGCGAGATCCAGGCCGACATCCGCCGCAAGGTCGAGATCGGTTGCTACCAGGGTCTCCGTCACCGTCGCGGCCTGCCCGTCCGCGGTCAGCGCACCAGCACCAACGCCCGCACCCGCAAGGGCCCGCGTCGCGCCATCGCCGGCAAGAAGAAGCCGGGCAAGAAGTAG
- the rpsK gene encoding 30S ribosomal protein S11, whose amino-acid sequence MPPKGRQGAAKKVRRKEKKNVAHGHAHIKSTFNNTIVSITDPSGNVISWASAGHVGFKGSRKSTPFAAQMAAESAARRAQEHGMRKVDVFVKGPGSGRETAIRSLQATGLEVGSIQDVTPTPHNGCRPPKRRRV is encoded by the coding sequence ATGCCCCCCAAGGGACGTCAGGGCGCTGCCAAGAAGGTGCGCCGCAAGGAAAAGAAGAACGTCGCTCACGGCCACGCGCACATCAAGAGCACGTTCAACAACACGATCGTCTCGATCACGGACCCGTCCGGCAACGTGATCTCCTGGGCCTCCGCCGGCCACGTCGGCTTCAAGGGCTCCCGGAAGTCCACGCCGTTCGCCGCGCAGATGGCCGCCGAGTCGGCTGCCCGCCGCGCCCAGGAGCACGGCATGCGCAAGGTCGACGTGTTCGTCAAGGGTCCGGGTTCCGGTCGTGAGACCGCGATCCGTTCGCTCCAGGCCACGGGCCTCGAGGTCGGCTCCATCCAGGACGTCACCCCGACCCCGCACAACGGCTGCCGCCCCCCGAAGCGCCGCCGCGTCTGA
- a CDS encoding DNA-directed RNA polymerase subunit alpha has product MLIAQRPSLTEEVVDEFRSRFVIEPLEPGFGYTLGNSLRRTLLSSIPGAAVTSIRIDGVLHEFTTVPGVKEDVTDLILNIKQLVVSSEHDEPVVMYLRKQGPGLVTAADIAPPAGVEVHNPDLVLATLNGKGKLEMELTVERGRGYVSAVQNKQVGQEIGRIPVDSIYSPVLKVTYKVEATRVEQRTDFDKLIVDVETKQAMRPRDAMASAGKTLVELFGLARELNIDAEGIDMGPSPTDAALAADLALPIEELELTVRSYNCLKREGIHSVGELVARSEADLLDIRNFGAKSIDEVKAKLAGMGLALKDSPPGFDPTAAADAFGADDDADAGFVETEQY; this is encoded by the coding sequence ATGCTGATCGCTCAGCGTCCCTCGTTGACCGAAGAGGTCGTCGACGAGTTCCGCTCCCGGTTCGTGATCGAGCCGCTGGAGCCGGGCTTCGGTTACACCCTCGGCAACTCCCTCCGCCGTACCCTCCTCTCCTCGATCCCCGGTGCCGCTGTCACCAGCATCCGGATCGACGGTGTCCTGCACGAGTTCACCACCGTGCCGGGCGTCAAGGAGGACGTCACCGACCTGATCCTCAACATCAAGCAGCTGGTCGTCTCCTCGGAGCACGACGAGCCGGTCGTGATGTACCTGCGCAAGCAGGGCCCGGGTCTGGTCACCGCCGCCGACATCGCGCCCCCGGCCGGTGTCGAGGTGCACAACCCCGACCTCGTCCTCGCCACGCTGAACGGCAAGGGCAAGCTGGAGATGGAGCTGACCGTCGAGCGCGGTCGCGGCTACGTCTCCGCCGTGCAGAACAAGCAGGTGGGCCAGGAGATCGGCCGTATCCCGGTCGACTCCATCTACTCGCCGGTTCTCAAGGTCACGTACAAGGTCGAGGCCACGCGTGTCGAGCAGCGCACCGACTTCGACAAGCTGATCGTCGACGTCGAGACCAAGCAGGCGATGCGTCCCCGTGACGCCATGGCCTCCGCCGGTAAGACGCTGGTCGAGCTGTTCGGTCTCGCGCGCGAGCTGAACATCGACGCCGAGGGCATCGACATGGGTCCGTCCCCGACGGACGCCGCGCTGGCCGCTGACCTGGCTCTTCCCATCGAGGAGCTCGAGCTCACGGTCCGTTCCTACAACTGCCTCAAGCGCGAGGGCATCCACTCCGTGGGTGAGCTGGTCGCTCGCTCCGAGGCGGACCTGCTGGACATCCGCAACTTCGGTGCGAAGTCCATCGACGAGGTCAAGGCCAAGCTCGCGGGCATGGGCCTGGCGCTCAAGGACTCGCCTCCCGGGTTCGACCCGACCGCCGCCGCCGACGCGTTCGGCGCCGACGACGACGCGGACGCGGGTTTCGTGGAGACCGAGCAGTACTAA
- the rplQ gene encoding 50S ribosomal protein L17, which yields MPKPAKGARLGGSAAHEKLLLANLAKSLFEHGRITTTEAKARRLRPYAERLVTKAKKGDLHNRRQVLQVITDKSVVHTLFAEIGPRYENRPGGYTRITKIGNRRGDNAPMAVIELVEALTVAQQATGEAEAATKRAVKESDEAKVEQTEATEAPAEESKDA from the coding sequence ATGCCGAAGCCCGCCAAGGGTGCCCGTCTGGGCGGCAGCGCCGCGCACGAGAAGCTGCTTCTCGCGAACCTCGCGAAGAGCCTCTTCGAGCACGGCCGCATCACCACCACCGAGGCGAAGGCGCGCCGTCTGCGCCCGTACGCCGAGCGTCTGGTCACCAAGGCGAAGAAGGGCGACCTTCACAACCGCCGTCAGGTGCTCCAGGTGATCACGGACAAGAGCGTCGTCCACACGCTCTTCGCCGAGATCGGCCCGCGCTACGAGAACCGCCCCGGTGGTTACACCCGCATCACCAAGATCGGTAACCGCCGTGGCGACAACGCGCCCATGGCTGTCATCGAGCTGGTCGAGGCGCTGACCGTCGCGCAGCAGGCCACCGGTGAGGCCGAGGCCGCCACCAAGCGTGCGGTCAAGGAGTCCGACGAGGCGAAGGTCGAGCAGACCGAGGCCACCGAGGCTCCCGCCGAGGAGTCCAAGGACGCCTGA